The genomic stretch TTTTCATAAACCCTAAAAACACGAAAACCGATAATGATCtaccttttcttgtttctcgtTTTAGGATTCTTGCATCTTAGATTATTCTGATCTTATATTATGTGGCTTCTGGAgcgttttatttgtaaataaatAGCTGTAATCTCATAGCAAGCTGATAAGTTTGAGGGGATCTATTTATTATGGGTTTCGGACGGGTTGCAGGTTTCTGGACCACTCTGATAAGCTAGGTTTTCAAGCTCTCGTGTCAAAAATCCGAATTTGACAATAATAATCAAGATTCAAGAGCCGTCGAGACGGGTTTGGATGTGACCCGACCCGCCCGACTTGACGTGTTTCGTTGCACTTGTTATACTTTGGGCCATGAAAAGTTGGAGACATGATTAGGCTAGGTTGGGCCTTAGCACATGGCCCGTTTCGTTAAGAAAGTCCGTCGAAATTGTCTACATCCCAGTGTCAGCCAAGGCCAACACGATTCATTCTCAGACAATTGTAGCTTTCGCTGTCTTGTCTACTGATGGAGATGAGGGGGCTTAGGCTGCGCTTGATTAAGCTTTTTCAAGGTCTAACTACAAGtccattggggaaaaaaaaattggggtgtttggcaatttttttaggGCCCATTTGGCCGAATTTCGGCCTTGGCAAAGATGAAAGTCTGGACTTTCGCTATTTGCGGAAGTTTACTCTTAAGGTtacatattttttcttttctttctttcaaaactACCCTCacaaagttttcattttttgattttgcaCTCGTTATTACTGTTCATCTGTTCTGCGAGAGGGCTGCTGGCGAGGCACCAGGCGACCCTTGCCCTTGCCGTGTCCATGTAGGTGGCTCTTGCCCGGGTCGCGTGAACCTCTCGAGGCCCGCCCGTGATTGTGCAACCTTAGACGATAGCTGCCGATGCCAGATTTGGCTCATTGGAGGTCTCAGCCCTGCATAGGAGCCAGCAAAAGGTttgagtactttttttttaagtaaaaatgaaaagaacaaaaagtagCCAAAATCATTTGCAAGTAAGAATTTTACTGAGCGCTATTTAACTCAAAGCTTTTTTACAAAGGACTTTTCACCAAACGCAGtttgcattttggaaaattctttTAGCCCAAAGGCcttaatattttctcaaagacTTTTTCCCCAGAGCCGAACCACACGCACTTAATCTGATTCATCACGAAAAAGATTTGTGCTTAATATGGTCCTCCTGGGTCATCTAACATCATATACACACTTTAATTATTCCGAAAAAACTAGACCAACTCAATTTAGTTTGTGAGAATGATTTACTTGGTGAAAGTCGATCTGCCATTGGTTTCTTACAATATAATCCGATCGTTTGAAGGGTCACTCATGATTCGAGGGTAGGGTATAAAGTTCAAATATGTCATCTAATCCTATGTATATCTTGTAAGCTTCGAATATAATTCCTACATTTTTCCTCCTGATTTATACATCTTGAAAATCACTAATATAGAGAGAACTTTTCTCCCATACATGTATATAGATAGTGTATCTAAAGAAGAGAGAATGAGGGCAAAGGTTGCGCGCCCTTTGCTTCAACTATCCATACGATATTATTAACGAGTGCTTTTAGGACATTGGTTGAGCATTCTCTTGTCATAAAGTGTACCGATTTTTTCAAAGTATCTACAACACAACTTAAGAAAAGCAGCGAATTTTGtagttattttatttcataataaATATGtaggaaaaagtataaaaaaatttcttaaatctattgtatttgtaccaatttagtcatgaatttttcAGTTGTATTAATTGTGTCCTAACCTTTTGAATATTTGCCAGTTGAGTCTATATGGCCAAATTTAACggaaaattgctaacgtaaaTACCGGCTGTCCTTTGTGTCACAACTAGAATTGACTTGGTCATTttgttatatgttttttttttggtgttttttcctttattcctcattattattattattttttggttggggggggTGGGCTGAAGGCCAACCAGGGTCATAGAAATTGGGCAAGGGCTCGCGGGCTCTCAAACTGTGGCCGACAAGGGTGTGGCAACCCTCATCCAATTTGGGCCAAGGAAGGGAGCGGAGGTCTTCGCCGAGCCTGGGTAAGGCCACAACACCTTGATCAGGTGGGGGGCCGCGAGGTCGTCCCCAAATCAACCCTTGCCCCTCCgttaaaaacaaattaaataaagagagaaaaaaaaagagaaaaggagaaaattataacaaattaaatatataaataaagatTGAGTCATGTAAGACGGTTggcgtccacattagcaattttcggccaatatTAGCCTAGGGCAAAttgtaaaaagatttaagactcaattagtatgatcgaaaagtttaagattgaaatgacataaatacaatagatttatatatatatatatatatatatatatatatatttttttttttggtattttccccGAAGTGTATACGAGGAATGTTTTCACTAAATTCCATTTTAAGGTTGGCCCGCCTGACCACTGCAaatcaatcaagtcctttttttcatttttctaagtgaaaattgaaaattgtgtTTCGTAGATCACCTTCTCCAAGTCTTTAGTACTCATGTCGAGTTCAGAATTCAACCTCAAGCACGCCCGTCGAAGTAAATAAATCGATCTCGCTTTGATCAGCTCTTCGAGCATCATCAGCCTCAACCCACTCGAGAGCATTACAGCTCGATGGGAGTTGCTGACCATGGAAGCTTGCTTACCGCTCAATGATCTCGCAGCAGTAAATACCAATTATCCGAAAAAATAACGTGATTCCCCTGCACCTGTAAAGCCTTGGAAACATGACATGAATGCAATTCGGCAAAGGAAAAGGGCCAAGAACATATTCCCAAATCCCATTCAATCCCCTCAGCTTTTTCTTCAACCCCAAGATGCAAAAAACCACAGAATTTAATACAGAACAGATACGAGCGGCCATTAGTCACAGGGAAAAGTCGGGTGCTTGGATAGAATCAAACCTACCCCTCCCTTGCTCGAGAATTTGTGCTAAAGCAGACACAGAGTGATGCATCCATCTCTCACCTCCTATAAAGTCTGCCCAAAATCTGAACTCACAAACACAGAGACCCGATATCTCACTTCACAAAGTTAGCCCCGAAGAAATTAGAAGCTGAAGCTAAGagggcgaaaaaaaaaacagaggaggaaagagaaataaTGGGGTGGCTGATCAAAGAGAAGAGAGGCCCTGCTTGGAAACATGGTTGGACGCAGCAGTCCATCGCCTCTATATCGCCGCCGCCCATGCCGGTCATCGCCCTCTTGAGCATCGTCCTCCTCCTGCTCTGGCTCTCCTTCCGCATCAACTACACCAGGCAGATGGAGCGCACGGTCGTCAGCCTGaagctcctcctcctgctcttGCCCTTGCTCTTGGTCGTCTTGGTGCGCTGGGTCGCCGCCAACAGTGGCCGGCTTGTGATCCCTCTCCCGGATGCCGACCATGACGCCATGCACCGCGCCAGCCGCACGCCGTGGGGCATCGCGCTCCTCGTGGGGCTGGTCCTGGTGCTGCTCTCCTACCAGTCGAATTTGCGCTCCCAGTGGTCTCCTTGGTGGTCGTCTTATTACCATCTGTAGCGTTTCAGCTGGCAAGGGGTCTTAAAGGGAGAAGTGTCTGTAGAAAGTTGATCTCTGAATGTTCACTCAAGAGTGAACTTTTTTCCTGGTTTATTAGGTTAGATTGAGGTTCCATATGTCAAGTTGTTTTGGATGCTAAACTCTCTTGCTCTCTTTCATGTTGTAAATGATAGACACGGTCGCTCGTAACCTCTGATAAAAGAGAAGTACGTTATTATGACCTTTTCAACTCGTTTCGATCAGGGTGATTGCATTTTCTAGACATGTTTGGGAATCATAACAACTTCGAAAGGAGCTGTGTTTGGTGGTAAAAAAGCTATATTGAACTCTTGCATTACAATCATGGATATCTTCATGGCGAAGATCACAGAGCGTCTATTCTTTAAACACGTTGGCGAGCAACCGCACAAATTTACAAGTAAAAGGACAACAAAGTTGACTCGTCTTCTTTCATGTCGTCCACAGTTGCACAAGAGTGACGACACGAAGACTCATATACGACGCATATTCACTCGGAAGGACACAATACTTCTCTAAACCTATAGACGGTCAATTGAATTGACTTTCcagaaaaaaatgacaaaatacaCTGTAGCCAGAACCTGCAATGGTGTTAGGCAAATAAGTACAGACAATAACGTCTCTAGTTCAACCTACCTAAGAGTAATGGAATGAATCGTGCGTCATCTCACGGCTGAGGCCTTCAATTTGGGTACTTTAAACGAGGAAGAGAACAGCTTGGGAGTTTCAACAGCAACGGCCTTTCTTTTTGACCTTCCGGTTCCCTATTGTCATCGAGACGATTGCATACTCAGACATGAAGAAACAAAATCCGTACATTTCAATCAGCTCAAAATAAGCAAACCCTTGAGAAGTGGTGAAACTTTCTGCTTCAGTTTCGTTAATGTTATTAACAAGAAAATCTGAACAACGTTCTCAGTGCCAATAACTATACATCTCGGACAGGTTGTATGAAGACCTAAGTTAGTCAAGTGACACGGGAAGAGTAGGGTACCCATACTTTGCAACAGCATTTTTAAACTTTGCGGTAGGTGATGCTTAGCATCTGAAAACATGTTAATAACCTAGCTCAGAACATGTCAGCTGTAAGCGTGAACAGAGAGTGAAATTACTGACTTGGAGCCTCAGAATGCTACATCTACATGCCACAGATTGATGAACCAAAAACCATGAATTGCATCAGTGCTCGCCGATTGCTTCTCACAAATTGATAAATCTATGGTCTCACTACTCTTCCGCTGTTTTTCCCTCTTATCCCTATATCTTacaattaaatttcttttaatttccctATACCTATCGTTAACAACAAGCATGGATATATAAATTAAGATTCTTTCTAATAAGACCAACTTCATGCGACATCACAGAGTATGAAAACTTACCTTTTCGGAATCTTTTAGAGAGTCAGAGACTTGTGGATGCCCCGTTTCTTTCTTAGCAAGGACAGTGCGTTTGTGAGCAACACTATTTTTTCCCTCGGTTTTGGAGGTTCTAGTTCTTGACGTGCAGTGACTCAAGACAGGTGTCACCGTGCTCTTCTTCAGTGCTTCCGATTCATGGGCAAGCCTGGCTATTTCTTCATTCCGTTTGCCCAAGATGGTTTCCATCTCATCTATTTTACTCTTTAGCTCAGCGATAGTATCATCCTTCTCACCTATCATCATTTCAAGCTTCTCCATACTTGTAAGGAGTTTGGATATTTTTTGATTTGCAAGTTCGAGTTCAGCCCCTTTGCTCTTTAACTTATCGTTAAAGTTAGTTTCCAATATGTTATACTGATGCCATACGAACTTCTTCTCTGCCAGTAATGCGGATGTTTCAGAATTCTTTTCTGAAACGAGCTTGTCATACTCAAGCCTCaactttttcatttcttcctcCAGCAAATGTGTATGCTCCTCTTGCACTTCCTTGGCATCTTTAGCAGGCTTCCTATCACTACTTCTGAGTCCTCTCCTCGTTTTTCTGGTTTCTGCAGAGTTATTCAATTGAGCACTCTCCTGCGAAACATTGAGAATTTGCAACTCACAACAATGTCCAGAAAAGCACTAACGAAAATTGACATTGGAAAACACTAACCTCAAATTCAGAGCATTTCTGTGGAATAATATCAAGGCACCCTCTAAAATCAGCCAACTCATCATCTGCTTGATCTGTATAGACAAGACAGTGTTATACTTAGACAAACATGCCTCCAAATCATTCAGACCCGCAGCACATAATTAGGTTTACTATACTTCTGTGGGGCAATAGGAATGCTAATAATGGATCACTAACAGATTCTCTTTGATTGTGAAGACAATCTGAAAACAAGAGGTGTTTCTTCTTCCCAATCTCATAGCTAGTAAGTTAATTGCTCTTAAACACAGGAAGTTCTAGATTACAACCTAAAATTTAAACACTTAAATCTCTTAATCGACTCAATTACGGTTCCCAAAACTATACAAGCACCaatataattaaatgaaaagaagaaagatccaAAATTGGGAGGAATTATATGAACTTATGTCAGAGagagattagagagagaaagtcacCAACCTAATTTCAATTTGTACAAAAGAGCCTCCCTTTGCTTCAACCCTAAAGCGAAATCCAACTTCGTGGACTCAAGAAAGTGCGCCATGTCTTGCACCTTCAAAGCCCCCTTCATCTGGCCAGAAATTCCGCATAACTAATCAGAAAATCCCCAAATCCATTCCCAATATCAAAACCCTAAATCAAAATCCCAATCAGTCGAGAGACTTCTTCCCTTTGGGGTCACCTGAGAGATTCGGTCCTTGAGAAAACGAACGTCGGAGTTCCAACGTCTATGTTGCATCTGGATGCGACCCTCCAGGAGCTTCCTCTCTTTGACGAGAGTCATGAGCTGTGCCTGTTGCTTTCCGAGCATTTCCACGAGAGCGTTGAATACCTTCCGCCACTTCCGGCGGTCCGAAGAGACTTCAGAAGCGTCTTTCCTGGTCGGCATTGCGAATCATAGAAggagaagcagagagagagagagagagagagagaggagagccAAAGTTTCGATCTTGAGAACAAAGAACAGTGAGCAGAGAGAGAAGCGTCGTTTCAAAACTCCTGTCCACCAACGGTCAAATACCAGAGAGGAGGTATATAATGTGGGCCGACATGAATTTGGGCCCAAAATTCAAATGGGCTTTGTAGGTTAATCTATTGCACAGATTTAGCGTATTCCACCCACCTAAGGAGATTCCATGGGACaatcatatacatatacatatcgTGATCTTCAATAAATAACTTAGGATTGGCTTAAAGACATACAAATTTACTTTGATCGTCCCAAATTGAGGCGATTACAAGAAATGATTGTTAGTTCAAGCACGGTTGGAAACCAACCCATTActaacttcatcttcttctttttatcgggtaatttcattttcttgtgatAAAATTCAGTTCATTCCATCCCTTTCGTCTTTCTAAGAACCTATTAGGAGTTAGCTTTTGTCTGAGCCTTTTGGGCTCTTACGATTGCTTCTTGCACTCAGTGGAGTGGGTCGACtgaacctaaaaaaaaaaaaaaactccaaattgtaagactatattgaaaaatgtTTCTTCATACAACACTTCATTACGGAAACCCTCGACTTATTTGCGATACATTTTCATACACACTGCACAAAAATCTTTCTAAGGAAACGACGACGCACATAATAATGTCCCCCAACCCTAACATTCTTCGACATATTTATAAAGTAGGAAACTTTGCATTATATGACCTGCTTCTTTAACATTACAAACAGCTATATACATTACATAACCCAAAGAGGCGAACAGTATATATAGCGACTCGGGAGAGGTCTGGCGAGGGACTCAGAAACTTCTGTCTCATGGGCACTTAAGCCGGCCACCGTGCGTGGTCATAGTGGCGTAGCAGGGACAGACGTCGCGGTTGCCGGAAGTGCCCGGAGGAACGCAGTTGCACCGCGTGCAGCACGTCCCGCACGCCCTGTGGCATAGCCGCTGCCTCGACGCCAGCTGGCAACGGGCAGCGCAGGCGGCGCCGCAGTCTGAAAAGGGTTCGTACGACGGGCATGAATTAGTAATTCAATCCAAACAATCTGTCCAAACTTTTTCACAGTCGTGTTGATCGAATGCATCTGTGAACACTACTGCTGTGCTCGTAAGCTAAGTTACCATGTACAGACGACAACTAGTAATTCCCCACGacgagaaaaaacaaaagcacagAGAGAGACGACTTAATTGTATGCTCACCGATTTTAGCTGAAGTAGAGCTCGGGTTCGCCTTTGTGCTCTCCTGCAACAGTAGGAATACATGCATAGGAATAAGGTCAACAACAAAAGGCGTCGAAAACAGAGTTCATATGTCAGAAAAATTGCAGAGTATTTCGACGTACCATCTGATCAGCGGCTTCGGCGAGATTGAGCAGGAGGAGGCAGAGGAGGATGGAGGCAATCAAAAGCTTGGAGGTGGCCATAGCTGACTGAGAAACGAGCTGGAGCTTCTGTCTCTGTGATTAACCTGCAGTTCGAAACAGAGGTGGGTATTGCAGTGGAGCTCGGTTTTGTGAGGAAACGAGAGATAAGGGTTGTCATATATATGGTGAGAGCGGAAAAGCTAAGGACGTGCCTGTCTGTGGATACGACATCGAAATAGTAATGAGCGAGAGCTAATCTGGGGAAGCCAGAACCGGACATTCCCTGCACTGCATGTACCTTGAACTCGCACCTAGGATGACGTATCACATGTCTTTGGTGGAGCCAACAGAAAGGCCTTGTGAAATCTGGAATCATATGGGCTAAAAGTTTATCTTTTGTACTCGTTTGGAGTATGCTGGAAGGTTGCTAATTGGGGGATGACTTTATCTAGTGAGCTTAATCTGGCATCGGCTGATGGTTTTTCTGATCAGGAAAACTTGATCGCTGGGGTTTGTTATGACGACCATAGTTAAAGCAGTATGATTTTGTATtgaaagaattataaaaaaaaaagtcataaatttatcgcaaTTATGTCAagtcaatcttaatttttttttatataataatcataaatcttttgcatttatgccaattcagtctatctgaTGCGTTTGAGCCGGCCGGTTGGCGCTTACGTAGATGCCAACACCGACGTGTCAATTtgtattaatatttatttattttttgatttatttattttccatttctttttattttctcttcttctccttcttcctctagtcgatCGCTGGATTGGCGATCGACCatggcgaggttgagcctcgccctCGTGAGTGGCCGACAAGGTCTTTGGTCATTTGTAGATTCGGGGaacggttggaggaagaaggagaagaaattaaaaagaaagaaaatattaaatattagtaaaaaattACACACATCAATGTTGACCAGCTAAAGTTGGCCAAacggactaaattggcataaatgcaaaaaaattaggactcaattgataaaaataaaaggttgATGGCTGAACTAACACAATTATGgtaggttttggactttttctGATAAGTTTTTCGATTTTGTAGATCACCGTCTATGTTTTTAAGTTGAATATGGAATCTTACATTTCAATTTGGAATATAATTTTTACGAGATTGAACGATGTTAACAGATTCAAATGTTTAAATTACTAGATTTTTTTGGgatcaattttaaaatattagatGAAGACAAGATTCTGCGTTCGAATGCTTTACTGTTTATTCTCGGTGTTATTTGTGGTTCAATGTTTCCTCCAATTTGGTATGGAATCAGCACGAAGTTGAGATTTAATCTCGAGGATGCAAAGGAGGATTTGAGAACAAGCCTGAAGCCCCCGATGACCGGAGGGTGAGAGCCAGCCGCTCGCTAGGTGCTCAGGCTAGTCAGCGGACTTTCTCTTGTAGCTATCGTATCGCCCAACCGCAAAGGTTCAAAATCCCGAAAGCATATCTAGTCTAGTCCCGCTCGTCGATCGTCACCGGctcttaaactcgagacatatgcCCTAAAGTTTCCTAAAGCGATTGGATTCTAGGACCGATGTGCCGAGGTGCCGTCTGCTTAGCTGTCAAAAGTTCACATACTGATAAAGATCTTggcatctttatcttgaaccTTTGACCTCCAGTTCAATCACGTGTCCTAGGAAGTACGAAGTATCGATAAATTAATACAACTTGGTAGCGGTAGTGGCCTAGTGGGAATACACCGTCGAGCCTCCAGAAAAGACAAGGGAGGAGGGTGGTAGTGCTCTTTCGAATGGTGGTGGACCGACCCATCCAAAGCTTAAGCTGTGGTCAATGATTGATCGACGCGAGATTCAAAGCCCTTGACTTAGTTGTGATCAAGGATACTGCTGGTGCTGGGAAACGAAGCCCCACTTTACTTTAGAGTTGGTGAGTCGGATAAGGCCGAGTCGAGTTGGGTTGGATGTTCGTGAGCAACTGGACAGCATCTCAATAATTTACATGGTGACTCCCAGCTGTATTTAATAgtacatatcatatcatatgaTGTGCCCTCGTCGATTTGATCCGACTCGCTTGATGATATGAACATGACTGTACTTTAATCACACAGACTAATAATCACGTGTTATGTAGGAAAGTTAGTTAGACTTAAAGAGGgagaattacaagaaaaaaaaaagtcctaaatattttgtatttgtgccgattcagttcattcaactaattttgactagaaatcaatgatgtgagcgatatttactaatattttgatattttttcaatttcatttcttttttgtcttcatttttttttccttcttcctacaATAGTTAGCCCAGTTCGACGATCGGCCAGAGGCAAGGACTGGAGAGGTAGACCCCACCGGCCTCTGGCTAAGCTCACCCCCTCCAGCCACTAGTGAGAGCGATGTCGCGTCTCGTCGGGGGCAAGCGAGATCGACCTCTCCGGCCTTCCCTTTGGCTAGTAGTCGGATCTCGGGGATCGgtaggaggaagaagaaagaagaaagaaagagaaagaaaaaaaataaaaataaaaaagttcgaaaaattattaaaatcttATTAAAAACGTCCACGTCGGTGCTGGTTGCGTCACATCGattataaatattgttttaCAGTAACTCTAAAAGTGAATGCGGGTGAGTAAGCATAATTAAATACCCAATACAAATTTGTGACATCAGTCAGTAAATTACTTTGTGCATCTCCAACTAGTTACGTGAGATAAGCTCATGCCAAGGGTACTAAGTATGGTTTGATTAGTCCTATCATGGATGGATGCATGAAGCCAACCTCGTCCCTACGCACCAAAAGCGCACGTCTCGACTTACAAGGTGATGGCCGTGGTCTCAAGATTATTCTGAGTCAAAGCACAAGAAACCTGTCGCATTCACATCAAACATCGATCCATTCCACCACTCAGGTCGATCGCGATTTGATACTTGGTAGCTTTCGGGAGCTTTCTAGTTTGGCGTGTTTgctggaaaaaacaaaagaggaacAGCTGTGTTTGCCGAGAGTTTCGCAGCTGGCAGATGATGATGCCTCACTTTGTCTCATTCTCATTTGGTGAAGGTTCGATCTAAGGCTCCGATCCCCCAATGCCTTTTCCTTTGCCCGACATCAATCAAAAGTACTAAAACCCATGCAACTTTACGTACCAAGCCAACCTCCCCTTCGAGCACGACGTCGTCATTTCATCAGCTCACGACTAAAAAACACAGTAAAGGAAGCCAAACAGCCCACGCATGCATGGCGCCGCGACTCATGAGTCATGACCACCCTCATACGCTTCCAAAGTCAGCGCAAATAATTCACCCTCGGCTACTTACTGCCGACCCTATGGCCATCTTAATGAGACGTCCACGAGACGAACTTTGCTTTGCTACGATAAGCCCATAAATATTAGCCACCCTCTACCCTCCGATCGCATTGTATCAAACGTCATCCGACCAAGTCATTAGAACTACACAAAGTCTCGCGCAATG from Rhodamnia argentea isolate NSW1041297 chromosome 2, ASM2092103v1, whole genome shotgun sequence encodes the following:
- the LOC115748957 gene encoding uncharacterized protein LOC115748957, with the protein product MGWLIKEKRGPAWKHGWTQQSIASISPPPMPVIALLSIVLLLLWLSFRINYTRQMERTVVSLKLLLLLLPLLLVVLVRWVAANSGRLVIPLPDADHDAMHRASRTPWGIALLVGLVLVLLSYQSNLRSQWSPWWSSYYHL
- the LOC115748974 gene encoding desmoplakin codes for the protein MPTRKDASEVSSDRRKWRKVFNALVEMLGKQQAQLMTLVKERKLLEGRIQMQHRRWNSDVRFLKDRISQMKGALKVQDMAHFLESTKLDFALGLKQREALLYKLKLDQADDELADFRGCLDIIPQKCSEFEESAQLNNSAETRKTRRGLRSSDRKPAKDAKEVQEEHTHLLEEEMKKLRLEYDKLVSEKNSETSALLAEKKFVWHQYNILETNFNDKLKSKGAELELANQKISKLLTSMEKLEMMIGEKDDTIAELKSKIDEMETILGKRNEEIARLAHESEALKKSTVTPVLSHCTSRTRTSKTEGKNSVAHKRTVLAKKETGHPQVSDSLKDSEKGTGRSKRKAVAVETPKLFSSSFKVPKLKASAVR
- the LOC115748975 gene encoding gibberellin-regulated protein 1-like, coding for MATSKLLIASILLCLLLLNLAEAADQMESTKANPSSTSAKIDCGAACAARCQLASRQRLCHRACGTCCTRCNCVPPGTSGNRDVCPCYATMTTHGGRLKCP